A single region of the Candidatus Methanomethylicota archaeon genome encodes:
- a CDS encoding DUF998 domain-containing protein, whose product MGFKDSFVKIARVCGFITPLVSYGMIFLAIMNAPWFSWYRNALSDLGARPPSDLYFNSGLILAGFLEALFSIGLFLNIRGIVGEASAVILFADSIALMCIGIFPETAGRIHFYVSVAFFLLYPIASILFGVHLLSHGKDRLFGVLSVVMAFICLAIWFLVPWRSMGVTGVAIPEFLSSLVGCIWMIYIAYRYLMNN is encoded by the coding sequence ATGGGTTTTAAAGATTCCTTTGTTAAGATTGCTAGGGTTTGCGGGTTTATAACTCCATTGGTTTCTTATGGTATGATCTTTTTGGCCATAATGAATGCCCCATGGTTTTCTTGGTATAGGAATGCTTTGAGTGATTTGGGTGCCAGACCCCCCTCAGACTTGTATTTTAATTCGGGTTTGATTTTAGCTGGTTTTCTTGAAGCATTGTTTTCCATAGGGTTATTCCTAAATATTAGGGGGATTGTTGGTGAGGCTTCTGCAGTGATATTATTTGCTGATTCCATTGCTTTGATGTGTATAGGGATATTCCCTGAAACTGCTGGTAGAATTCACTTTTACGTTTCAGTAGCTTTCTTCCTCCTATACCCCATTGCATCAATCTTGTTCGGGGTTCATCTCCTTTCCCATGGAAAGGATAGATTGTTTGGCGTTTTAAGCGTTGTCATGGCTTTCATTTGTCTAGCCATATGGTTTTTGGTGCCGTGGAGATCCATGGGGGTTACTGGAGTTGCAATTCCAGAATTCCTATCATCACTGGTTGGTTGTATATGGATGATTTACATTGCATACAGATACCTTATGAATAATTAA
- a CDS encoding aminotransferase class I/II-fold pyridoxal phosphate-dependent enzyme, which produces MRIVDLRSDTVTIPPKEALATILEAPLGDDVYREDPTVNRLEAMAAEIFEKEAALLVTSGTQANLISVMAHTKRGDEVIVEYDSHIYNYEVGGISWIAGVHPRPIKGVRGFMDPAAIEAAIRPKDIHCGETTLLCVENTHNRAGGTVITPKQMEAMAEVARRYGLKVYVDGARIFNAAVALGVKPSKLVEHADSLSFCLSKGLAGPVGSLMVGPKDFIERARKIRKVLGGGMRKAGVIAAPGIWVLEHMVDRLKEDHENARKLALGLSKIKEISIDLDSVQTNIVIFELKEISAKVFVEALAKRGVKCGAIGPRKIRMVTHYGITSEDIDYVLKAVKAVIDDLSE; this is translated from the coding sequence TTGAGGATTGTGGATTTGAGGAGTGATACTGTCACTATTCCGCCTAAGGAAGCTTTAGCCACAATTCTTGAAGCTCCATTGGGTGATGACGTTTACCGCGAAGATCCAACTGTCAATAGGCTTGAGGCTATGGCTGCTGAGATATTTGAGAAGGAGGCTGCTTTGCTTGTTACTAGTGGGACGCAAGCTAACTTGATATCTGTTATGGCTCACACTAAACGTGGAGATGAAGTTATTGTTGAGTATGATTCGCATATCTACAATTATGAGGTTGGTGGGATATCTTGGATTGCAGGTGTTCATCCAAGACCCATAAAGGGGGTTAGGGGTTTCATGGATCCAGCTGCCATAGAAGCTGCCATTAGACCTAAAGATATTCATTGTGGTGAAACCACACTGCTCTGTGTTGAGAATACCCATAATAGGGCTGGAGGTACCGTTATAACGCCTAAACAGATGGAAGCTATGGCTGAAGTTGCTAGGAGGTATGGTTTGAAAGTTTATGTTGATGGTGCAAGGATATTCAATGCCGCAGTGGCTCTTGGAGTTAAACCTTCAAAACTTGTTGAGCATGCCGATTCCCTCAGCTTCTGTCTTTCCAAGGGTTTAGCTGGACCAGTTGGTTCTCTTATGGTTGGACCTAAAGATTTCATTGAACGTGCAAGGAAAATTCGCAAAGTCCTTGGTGGTGGTATGAGGAAAGCTGGAGTTATAGCTGCACCCGGGATATGGGTTTTAGAGCATATGGTGGATCGTTTAAAGGAAGATCATGAGAATGCCCGTAAACTAGCCCTTGGACTCTCAAAGATAAAGGAGATATCCATTGATTTAGATTCAGTTCAAACCAACATTGTGATTTTCGAGTTGAAGGAGATTAGTGCAAAGGTTTTTGTGGAGGCTTTAGCTAAGAGGGGTGTTAAATGTGGTGCTATTGGTCCACGTAAGATTCGTATGGTTACACACTATGGCATTACTTCTGAAGATATTGATTATGTATTGAAAGCCGTTAAAGCAGTTATAGATGATTTATCCGAATGA